The window GATGTGTAACAAAGCTTCCTGTGCTGGAAAAAGCTCATCATCTGGACCCTAAGAActcaaattttccaaacagaaagttaaaaaaggaaaaaatgaatgaaaagcATAACTTTTAAAGTCAGTTAAATGGTCGTTTATATAacaccaaatatatatatcttctgCTAGGGGAGCCATACTCAAGTGATTCTATGATTCCATTTGACTCTTGTGGAACAGTAAATCATGAAGTATACtaacaatgaaaaagaaagttgaagtaCCTCATCCGAGGAAATGATAAGAATTTGTTCGTTTGAACCGGTCACAGGATCAGAAACCTTGATATCCACACCAACATCGTTACGAAGCAATTCTATGATTCCATTAGACTCTCCAATAACACTATCTACCTTCTCAATTGggcataatattttaaatacaagGTCCTCGCCATAAAAGGGCATCATGTTGTCATTTACAGGAGCAGCCCCGGGCTCCACCATAAAATTAGACTGACGGCTGGAATAGTCATTGCCTCTTGTATTAGAAGCAGACATGCGTGGTCTAAATGGCCGCCCATCCATTGGTAACCGCCGTGCGTTATGTGGAACATAATCATCTTCAGGAGGGAAAATGCGCTCCGGTGAATGTAGACGCCCATGGAAATGACTACGGTCACGATGCTGACTCTCTCTCAAGCGTGATGAAACAATGGCTATAGCTTTTTTAACGGCATTTGTATCCCCAACAATCTACAAAGGGTTATAAACCCGATAGGGAAAGTAATTAGTACATGTATGTTCTTCGTAATTCAACAAATGGAACATTGAAGTCATAAAACTTagacaaaaagaaacttaagTTTTTCCTGTCACCATATCTTTTTCCCTAATTCATTCTGCATCAAGACAGTGGTCGTGTTTAAGTTATGGTTAGTTAGTTATCATAGATGGAAGAAGGGTCGAACTTGGCACCAAAAATTGGAATTCCGATGCACATCTAATAGATTATACCACAAGCCTTGTATAAGTTATTTCAATACAGCTTTTAAACCTTCTATCTGTGAAATACTAGAACTTAAGCAACCAGCTAAAGACTGCATGCTCATATAAGCAAAGATACAACAAAATGAGAGACTACAATCTCTTATATCTTTACTGAATATTTAACAAGTTCAAACTATATCAAGGGCAAGTTAAAACTGTAGACCGCCATCCTGACAAATAGATAAACTAGAAATGAAAGGAACAGACTTCGTGGACATTGTATATAGCATAGCATTACCAATGCAACAATAAGTTAATTCAACAATAGGAATCAGGAGATGAAaagatcaaacaaattaaatatgcaAGATAGACTAGACGtccagaaagaaaaagttgctGAAAATTTGACTAGCTTTTTTAAACACACCCATCGAGTAAGATGTGCAGTACGAAACAAATTTGATGAGTTCTGAACACATGATTTCAGCTCGAACTCAATTAGTTTCTCAAATAGCTAGTGAAGTGATTACAGGACAGCAGCAAACATAAAGAACCCGTCACTTCATTATTAAACTGCTGATAGTAGAGTATTGTCATATTAAACGTTCCAACATGTTCTAACTTCTAAGCAATCAATTTGCAACTTCGGTTAAGCATCCAAAAAGTAAATTAGCGTCCTTTGAACCTGACCCGGAATGAGTAGAATCACCCGGACTGAGGAAGAGGTAGAGGAGTCAGCTTGAATCAAAAGGAATTCCAAGCTGAATAAGTTTTAAATCATCTTAGCAACAAGAAATCAGGTACTTTTTCAAGATACTGAAGTGTTCAGAAACTAAACCTGAACAATCTCCTCCGACATTGAAATGCAACGAGGCAAATTGTGATCTCTAGGTAGAATCCTTATCTGGGTCTTGGTTTCCATCCTCATTTGCTCGATTATCTTCCCTCCCTTCCCAAGCAAACAACCAACGTGCATTCTAGACACAACAAGCCTCGTGGCCACACGTCCACCGCAACCGCCACCACCTCCTCCTCTAACACCACCATAATCATCCTCCTCATCCTCAGGACCATAACCCATTCCATTAAACCCAGGACTCATTTCACTCTCAAGAATCCTTTCATGAATCAAAAAAAGCGCTTCTTGAGCCGGAGAGAACGAAGGCATCCGACCTTCCGGGTCCCGCCGGCGAGTGTCCGAAATCTCAATTATTCTCTCCTCATCACCAGGAACAAGCTCATGCACGTTGATCCACGCGCCGGTATGCTGCCTTATAGACTTAATAATACTACCAGATTTGCCAATAACTCCTCCAGCTTTAGCATCATGACAAAGTATCCTGTAAGTAGTGGTGACCATAAGAGATTGGTCTTGAGGTTTAGAGGGTCGAACAGCATTTCCACGATGACGATAATTATTATTGGGGTAGTGATTGTTGTTGTAACGAGGTCTGGTTCTACCCATCGAGTCGGAATCAAAGTCTTGGTGGTCATAGTAGTAATTCCTCTTAGATCTAGACTTCTCcatatctaaaaaaatgttagggTTTTGGTGTTGGACCCAGTTTAGTTGTTTCCAATTACAGTCATAGAAGAACAAATTCGATGTCAATGGGTTTGATTTTCTATTAATGTTATCAATCTGGTGGAGTAAAAGGGGTTGGTAGGTTCAATATCTGTAAGTAGGTCAGATTCCTGTGTTGTAAcccaaaagaaattgaaacaaaatataaccTCAGAACTCACTCCGTTCCTTCAAATCCGTGTTTGTGCTTGTGGATGTCTGTATGACTGTTGAAATTACAAACCCTAgaaggagatgaagaagatgaagacaaggaagaaaaggaagaagaagaagaagaagaagaagaagatgatgatgatgatgagaagtTATGATTATAATAGAAATGAGAATCCATTAGATCAGCTTCACCAGTTCCCATGGTTTTTACTTACTTAACTTTACTTCTCTTTTTGCAATATGATGTAATACTCCAGTTCCCCTAAACGCCGCCGTTTTtgttcccttttttcttttaaccttcATTACTACACTGTAAATTCTGTTTTACTAAATCTaactactttttttagtttgtaatcTATGCCTTTAAATTCCTATTTATTACATcctcaaattctttttttaataaaaaattaatttagattttattttattttttaccttttaacttttttttgttattaaatacTAGATTTCACTTATTCATTCTCCAcctctattatttttaaattatgagcATACATCAATGCGTATGTTAGTGATCAAGAACACCAACTTTCCAAAACCGTGAATTGGACCGAGACAAGATGATTACATAAATCTCCAAAAAAACGAAAAGGGAATATGCATCTGTAACATCAATATGTTTTGTTGCTAACTACATAATCTATATAGTAACTTTTGTCCTCgttagttttaactttttcttttgataaataACTGTCACTGTTTCGTATTAGACAAgatattttatgatttgtaGAGTATAATATGCTTGTAAtcatttaatatgaattaattataataaatggaATAAGGAATAACTTTGGATTTTCATCCCAAAAGACCATCATTCCTAGGTTGTATTTCTAAGTAAgaatattgttttcttataaataagaaaagaaagaagttatAATAATCATATGGTGTATTTTCTTACTTTAACCCTTTTCAAATGTGTCATCAATTTATATGCTTCTCATTTATacattttgttattgaaaaaacaaacgtaagaaaagaataattcatCTATGGTTTTCTTGTATATTCTTCcttattttccatttattgactaagtttataataattttgacaTCTACCATGGAAATGATCGCATACATGCATGAGAATCTAAGTACCAATCCAAAAGTATTAGTAAACAAATCTTaacttttactattattattattgctataACATATTGTATCTATAGCCCACGGTTACCTATCTTGGATAGACTTATTAA of the Cucumis sativus cultivar 9930 chromosome 3, Cucumber_9930_V3, whole genome shotgun sequence genome contains:
- the LOC101217605 gene encoding RNA-binding KH domain-containing protein RCF3 isoform X1; its protein translation is MEKSRSKRNYYYDHQDFDSDSMGRTRPRYNNNHYPNNNYRHRGNAVRPSKPQDQSLMVTTTYRILCHDAKAGGVIGKSGSIIKSIRQHTGAWINVHELVPGDEERIIEISDTRRRDPEGRMPSFSPAQEALFLIHERILESEMSPGFNGMGYGPEDEEDDYGGVRGGGGGGCGGRVATRLVVSRMHVGCLLGKGGKIIEQMRMETKTQIRILPRDHNLPRCISMSEEIVQIVGDTNAVKKAIAIVSSRLRESQHRDRSHFHGRLHSPERIFPPEDDYVPHNARRLPMDGRPFRPRMSASNTRGNDYSSRQSNFMVEPGAAPVNDNMMPFYGEDLVFKILCPIEKVDSVIGESNGIIELLRNDVGVDIKVSDPVTGSNEQILIISSDEGPDDELFPAQEALLHIQTRIVDLVPDKENIVTTRLLVPSSDIGCLEGRDGSLLEMKRLTGANVHIVPREDLPMFVSGADELVQIIGDIKAARDALVELTSRLRNCLYKEPFQKDASPQVSVQSTMVSLGLEESSSNNNAAAREVHSGNDSASTAFQNVQPFGTAQLLKETGGSSNETGTQNENDRREDLPSGLNRIPVPLVTRSTLEVVIPEPAVPKLITKSKNKLAQISELSGANVTLVEDRPDVTQKIIQISGTPEQAERAQSLLQGFILSLQEDGP
- the LOC101217605 gene encoding RNA-binding KH domain-containing protein RCF3 isoform X2: MEKSRSKRNYYYDHQDFDSDSMGRTRPRYNNNHYPNNNYRHRGNAVRPSKPQDQSLMVTTTYRILCHDAKAGGVIGKSGSIIKSIRQHTGAWINVHELVPGDEERIIEISDTRRRDPEGRMPSFSPAQEALFLIHERILESEMSPGFNGMGYGPEDEEDDYGGVRGGGGGGCGGRVATRLVVSRMHVGCLLGKGGKIIEQMRMETKTQIRILPRDHNLPRCISMSEEIVQLGIPFDSS